ACGACATAGACGCCGTATTCGGCCGGGCTCAGCATGCGCGTGAACAGGATCACCGCGAGGAAGCCGAGCGCCGCCGAGGTTCCGTGCGCGACCATGTAGGTGGATGTCTGGCGGAGCAGCATCAGCGCGGGTCCTTGGCGAAATGCTCGATCACCCGCATCAGTAGCTTCGGCTGATAGGCCTCGTCGAATGGCAACGGCCGATTGGCGAGACCGTCCGTCCGTTTGAACCAGAGCGGCACCCACGTGTACTTGTCGGTGATGCCCCAGGTGAGAATGGCCTTCGGACGGGCAACCGTCTGGATCGCCTGCAGGAAGTCATAGGCGCGCGCCGCCGCCATGGCATCGCGCAGATCCGGCGGGCCTGGCAGCTTGTTATCAATGACGTCGAGCTCGGTCACCAGCACGTCAAGACCCATGGAACGGATCTCGGCGATGAAGGCCGACAGCCCGTCGCGATCGATCGCCACTTCGCCGCGCAGGTGGCCCTGCAGCCCGATCGCATGGAGCGGCGTGTTGCGCAGCTTGAGATCGCGGATCAGCCGCAGGAAGGCCTCGCGCTTGCGGCGGAACCGGTCACCGACATATTCGATGTCATATTCGTTCATCACCAGCTGAGCCTGCGGATCGATCCGCGCGGCGGTACGCAGCGCCAGCGCGATATGCGCTTCGCCCATGCGCTGCTGCCAGATGCTCGGGCGGATGTCGGACCGGCTCGCCGGATCGTCCGGAATCGGCTCGTTGATCACATCCCAGCTCTTGATGCGCCCGCGATAGCGTCCCATCACCGTCTCGATATGGCCTACCAGTTCGCGCTCGGCCTCGGTGCTCGAACCGATCGTCTTGGTCCACTCCGGCATCGCGCCATACCAGACCAGCGTGTGACCACGCATCTCCATGCCATTCTGGCGCGCAAACGCCATGTGCCGGTCCGGCTGGTCGAAGACGAAGCTCTCCCGTGTCGGGCGGATGTCCGCCCATTTCAGGCCACCCTCGCCGACGATCTGGCGGCAATGGGCGATCAGCGCCGAGCGGTAGGCGGGCTCGTTCTGGAACGGCCAGTCCCGGATTGCCGCGCCGAACGGAATCGCCCAATCGGCCGAGCGCGGGCGGTCTGAGGCCGCAGCCGGCGACGTCAGCAGCGTCCCCAATGGAGACGACGCGCCGATGGCAAGGCCAAAGGCGGTCTTCAAACTGGTCAGCAACGTATCGCGGCGGGACAGCATGGCATTCCTCCGGGCTCCCCCACGCAACTCCTATACCGGATCCGGGCGACGGGCGCCGGATGAGGTGACGCACCCGTCGCGCTCGACGAAGCCACGGAAATTGCTCTACAAAGATCGACTAACCAAATTCTGACAGGCCAGACGCAGGCAAGAGGGGCACATGGCAAAGGCGATCCGTATCCACAAACCGGGCGGACCGGAGGCGATGGTCCATGAAGACGTCGCGATGAAGCCCCCGGGCCCGGGCGAGGCCTATATCCGCCAGACCGCCATTGGCGTGAACTTCATCGACATCTACCAGCGCTCCGGCATCTACCAATTGCCAAGCCTGCCGCACGGCATCGGAATGGAGGCGGCGGGCGTGGTCGAGTCGGTCGGCCCAGGTGTCACCGAGGTCAAGGCCGGCGATCGCGTCGCCTATGCCGGTGGGCCGCCCGGCGCCTATGCCGAGAAGCGCATGATTCCCGCGGCGACGCTGGTCAAGCTGCCGAAGGCGATCGACGACAAGACCGCAGCCTGCATCATGCTGCAGGGAATGACGGCCCGCTATCTCCTCAAGGAAACCTATCAGGTGAAGAAGGGCGACTACGTTCTTGTTCACGCCGCCGCCGGCGGCATGGGCCTGATCCTCTGCCAATGGGCGAAGGCGCTGGGCGCCATCGTCATCGGCACGACCTCGACGGAGGAGAAAGCCAAGCTCGCGGCGAAGAACGGCTGCAAGTTCCCAATTCTCTACACATCGGAGGATTTCGTCGCCCGCGTGAAAGAGATCACCGGCGGCAAGGGCGTGCAGGTCGTCTATGATGGCGTCGGCAAGGACACGTTCCTGAAGTCGCTGGAATGCCTGGCCTCGCGCGGACATCTGGTTCTGTTCGGCGCGGCCTCCGGCGCGCCCGACCCGATCTCGCCGAGCGCCTTGCAGCCGAAATCAGCTTCGCTGACCCGCCCGACGCTGTTCCACTATGTGGCAACGCGGAAGGACCTCCTCGCCAACGCGAAGGACGTGTTCGAGGTCGTCAGCGACGGTACGGTGAAGATCCAGAAGCCCAAGGAATATGCGCTGAAGGATGTCGCCAAGGCCCACCAGGACCTGAACGGGCGCAAGACCACTGGCTCGATCATCCTGATCCCCTGAACTGAAAACGGCGCCGGTTCGCCCGGCGCCGATCTCATGTCGATCAGCCGTTGGACCTGGGGCCGATCCCTGGCGGCACGTTGAGGAATGACGACCCACCGGACGGCGCGGGCTGACCCGGCGCTGGGTAGCCCTGCTGAGGCGGCGGCGACTGGGGATAGCCCTGCGGCGCATAGCCCTGTGCCGGATAGCCCTG
This region of Phreatobacter aquaticus genomic DNA includes:
- a CDS encoding quinone oxidoreductase family protein codes for the protein MAKAIRIHKPGGPEAMVHEDVAMKPPGPGEAYIRQTAIGVNFIDIYQRSGIYQLPSLPHGIGMEAAGVVESVGPGVTEVKAGDRVAYAGGPPGAYAEKRMIPAATLVKLPKAIDDKTAACIMLQGMTARYLLKETYQVKKGDYVLVHAAAGGMGLILCQWAKALGAIVIGTTSTEEKAKLAAKNGCKFPILYTSEDFVARVKEITGGKGVQVVYDGVGKDTFLKSLECLASRGHLVLFGAASGAPDPISPSALQPKSASLTRPTLFHYVATRKDLLANAKDVFEVVSDGTVKIQKPKEYALKDVAKAHQDLNGRKTTGSIILIP
- a CDS encoding endo-1,4-beta-xylanase; amino-acid sequence: MLSRRDTLLTSLKTAFGLAIGASSPLGTLLTSPAAASDRPRSADWAIPFGAAIRDWPFQNEPAYRSALIAHCRQIVGEGGLKWADIRPTRESFVFDQPDRHMAFARQNGMEMRGHTLVWYGAMPEWTKTIGSSTEAERELVGHIETVMGRYRGRIKSWDVINEPIPDDPASRSDIRPSIWQQRMGEAHIALALRTAARIDPQAQLVMNEYDIEYVGDRFRRKREAFLRLIRDLKLRNTPLHAIGLQGHLRGEVAIDRDGLSAFIAEIRSMGLDVLVTELDVIDNKLPGPPDLRDAMAAARAYDFLQAIQTVARPKAILTWGITDKYTWVPLWFKRTDGLANRPLPFDEAYQPKLLMRVIEHFAKDPR